CCCAGATTAAGTATAAAACATATGAATTTTATAAAAAATATAAAATCTATAAGTTTTGATACTAAGAAAATTTAATTCAGGCTTTCGAACTCTATCGACAGTTTTTATTCTGTTACACTCAGGAATTATAAGGCTCCCAAATTTAGGGGATGTCACAATGCCAATCATAGTTTTAAAGGGAAAAATTAATAAACCGTATGATCTTTGGGCTGATGAATTTGATGCCAATGACGAAATGAGAAGTTTGAAGTATGGCATCAAAAGTCGTTATAGAGGCCACAAAGTGAATGACTCAACTGAAGTGAGGGTTGTAATGTACGCTCCATCGCTTGAAGAGTTTGAATATCATCTGCATACTAATAGTGATTTACTTGCTCTCAAAAGCGCTGCATCTGATGATTTGATTTACTGCATTGCACATGCTGCTTAATAAACATTACGTATTGTCCAAAGCGGTACGCATAAAATGTACTCCACTCATAGCTGCAAAACCTAGAAATAAAAAGGCTTGGAAAGCTCTTTTAAACCAATGATCAAAGCCTATTAGGAGCCTTTTGCCTCACATAGTAAATTTAAAAATACTTCCATATATGATTTGACTTCCCGCCAGGGCTATCACGCGGGATTTAAAGAAAAAGATGTTCGTTATCGCTTCAAACACAGTCAACGATAGCATCGAATTCACAATAAGCTTTCGGACTGGTATTTGCAGTGTATGACTGCAATATCGACTATTACCGACGTGACTTCTTCTTGTTTCTCGTAGCTTTTCCATAATTCGATAGGAACGTTACGCTTCGTATGTCGTTAAATTTTATTTACATTTTGTAGCTTAAGAGGGGATATCTATGCCCTTGCTTGTCATGCGCATGGAGTTGTGCCCTAGTTATAAATAAGCTGCCAAAAATAGGACATTATTTTTTGACGAACGGAAGTGCAAAATATTGTTGCGCGACTATGTTTGGAATGAATTAGCTAATTTCTGGCTATCCGAATATATCCAAAGCTTAGCTATTTTACCATTTTCTATAGTAGCTCTGTAAGCAAAATATGCTTCGAGTCTATCTGCTAAAACGATAGCGTGGATAAAAATTTCATTATCTTCATTTATCATTTTTAAAGGTGTGACAGAAAAATTTTTGGGAAATATTGTGGAAATTTTTGATACTAAATTATCCATGAAATCAGTAAATCCAGAGTAACGCCCAGATAACTTGTGGATTCCATTTAGATGGACGATGACATTGTGAGAATGGAGGTTGCGAAAATCTTCCCAATCGCCTCTTTCAAAACAAATGAAATATTTTTGCATTATTTCTTTAGGATTCATCAAATTTCTTCTTTGGGTCGAACTGAAAAAATAACTAGGTCAATTAAACAAAGTCGTAGTTCTCCAGAATAAAATCATCGTGGTTTTCATCGATTCGTGCTGTACATAAGTTTATTTGTTGGCCAGCTATCGAGCTCAAAAACTTAATTTCAAGATACTCCTTTTTTGCTGCCATTTACCAGTAATTGAAGAGTGAAAAGATTTAGCATCGAGCATAACACTGCGGGCACACCCACTGACCAAACCTCCAGAGCCTGCATTCTCTTCCATCATTTCCAGAGAAAGATAGATCTTTCCGCCGTGATAAATTTTTGAAGTACCATGGATAACAAATCGGTTGCGCGTAACCTCACGCGTTGAAATTTTAAAGTGTAAATCTTTTTCTCGACTCAGCATCTCTAACCTCAAATTTGTGCTGTATGTTTAAGTATCAACATTTTGTAACAAGTTTATAAAACGATCCGAAAACTTGCTTTACTGGCGTTGTTTTTTTTCAAGTTAACCCATTTTTCCGTAAACTTTCAAAACCCAAGCTGAAATCCCAGCTTTGCGATACGCGCTCATAACGTCCAAGCCGTCGTGCAAATGAACATCAATCTCGCGTAATAGCTTCAACCCATCTTCATTAGAATATCGCTTCCGAGTCATCCTAAAATTCTCCTATGCCAAAAAATACTGTTGCAGTTCTAAGGGCCTAAGACAGTTTGGAAGAGGTCGACGACTCCGCCCGGTTATGAGCGCTTCCGCGATTTGAGCTGCGTTGCAGCGAAGTGATCGCAGCAGATGCGATACAATGCCGCGTGAACGAAGGTGGGAAATCCAATGTCGGGAAAGTCCGCATAGCTGACATTGGGGTCCACTGCAGCGAAGGTCCGCTTTGCTCTCTGAGTTTTGAGTTTGAACGTTATGGCTCTCAAGCCTACCACGTGGATGATAGGGCCTCTTAGGTTTAGAACGTAAAGTCATCTTCTTGATGACTGACCTGGTGAACAGATCTATTAACTGTATCTGCACGATACCCATCTCTGTAGTCCTGCTCAGTGAAGGTCATATCCACCCAGTCATGCTGATAGCTGGCCATGTACTCATTGAAGATAGCACTGCGTCCCTTCTTAGGACCACTTGCTTTTAGCAAAGCGTTTATGACTTGAGTTGGTAGCTTCCATTGGTGGGTTAGCGTATCAAGCAACACATACAGATGCTTCTTTTCTGTTAAGACAAACACATGGGCATTATCAGCAGTGGCATTGATATCCCCTTTAAGGTGCACCCTGTAGATGAGGCTGTTGGGGTGTTCAGCCAGTAGCTCTTCCATTAACTGGTAATGCTCGGGCTTAGTTAAAGCACTACGATTATACTGACGCTTATAAGCTTCTCGGGAGCGCTTAGGCTTTACTGCATAATACTCTACTCTGTCTTTATGGCTCTTATGAAAGCTGAGCTTAATGCGCCCTGATGTAAACACCTGAAGGCTATAGCCTTGGTAGGTTTCTAGGGCCTCTTGTGAAAGCTTTGGATCAATATACTTGGTCATTCTAAATTATCTTTCTGTTCTTAATACATAAATAAAAAACACCTCAGGAAAGGCTCCTAAGGCAGGGTTAAAGGATAAGCTGTAAGGGGTAATTCGTAAGACGTAATATGTAAGACGTAATACTTAATTCGTAATATATAATATATAATACATAAGGGTTTGGGTGTTCCCAACACCCTGTCAGCTTAGAACAAACTACAACACAATTTATTCTTTATCGTCTGCTATTAGAGCTGTCTTTATTTCCATAGCTTTAGGATATTTTTTCTACGTCACTGGGGTTGCTCTCTGATGCTCTCTTTAAGCACTTCCTTTTTTGATACCCCACTTATGCTTAGCCCTTAAAGTGTCTCCTCTTGCCACTCTGGGGCACTCTAGTACTAAGTTCGTTTCGATTAGCCAAATAATACGGAATTCATTATGCGCCCTGGAAGCAGTGTGAAGAGACCCGTCACAATAAGTGCTAACAAGTATAGAAGTTTCATCGTTCCTTCATGACGCCTGATATTACCATTTTTGGCTGATTTGATAGCATCAAAAACTGACAAAATTGTAAAAATAGAGAGGAAGTGGATCGGACTAAAAGGACCTATTACTTTGAGTGTTTGGATCCAAAAACTACTGATGCTCACCCAAAGCATTAGAATGACCCAAGCGTATCCAAGGTATTTATGTGCGGTTGTGCCCTTTGGTCTTGTTAATTGTACGCCACCCAAAAGCACTGCCAGAAACGCTGCATATGCATGCGATGGAATCGGAGCCAACGCTGTATGTAGAATGTTTAACTCCACAACTTCTCCATGTGCTCTCGCATGACATCTAAGGCACAGTTTTTATCGCAGTTTGCAGCGACTGTGTTTGAACCATGTACTATGATGATTATGTATCTTCACAGTCTCAATAAAACCGTACGGTCTTGGATTTTTAATTAAGCGGC
The sequence above is drawn from the Rhodobacteraceae bacterium IMCC1335 genome and encodes:
- a CDS encoding DUF3764 domain-containing protein; its protein translation is MPIIVLKGKINKPYDLWADEFDANDEMRSLKYGIKSRYRGHKVNDSTEVRVVMYAPSLEEFEYHLHTNSDLLALKSAASDDLIYCIAHAA
- a CDS encoding DUF2306 domain-containing protein, yielding MELNILHTALAPIPSHAYAAFLAVLLGGVQLTRPKGTTAHKYLGYAWVILMLWVSISSFWIQTLKVIGPFSPIHFLSIFTILSVFDAIKSAKNGNIRRHEGTMKLLYLLALIVTGLFTLLPGRIMNSVLFG